Below is a window of Malus domestica chromosome 13, GDT2T_hap1 DNA.
GGCGGCCTCACCGGCGCCGCCGCGAGCCGGAGCCTTCTGATCACACTTCCTCGGCATCCAGAGTCGGGGGTGAGGCCTCCCAGCCAGGTACAATTTTTTCTAATTCTCACTacgttgtatttttttttcattttaaaactattatttttatgatgGTGAAAATATGTTGGATTGTGAAAATGTGTTGCAAGTTGTGAATTActgttattttattgttttaaggTTTTGGGAAATGCTATACTATTATGGGAGGTTGTGTCGAATTTTTTGTACAAATTTAAGCTTAGGGTTTTCACCATTTAAGTATTTTTGGCTAGCTAAAAAAAACACCAGGGGGCCTAGTCGAATGCTGAAGCAGAAACAGAACGTACGTCAGACCGGCGCCAAGATCAAGATTGTGTATGACCCGCGACATCGTGGAGCGTCTACCTCACAGCAGAATAGCTCCATCGTTAGTAGCTGTGGTGTTGTTATTCGAGACAATTGTCCTTTTCAGTGGCAGTCTTGGGCAGAAATTCCCGAGGACAAGAAGGAACTGGTGCGACACGAGTTGTCggttagtatattaatttttagcctttatcatttttttaattttgtttacaaatattaaaaaccaaaatatattatctttaatattattaaatttcttactattattttattatttttcatattcGTAGTTCATTTATGATCTTGATGACGCATCCCCCGAGGTCATGGCCTACTTAGAGGAGACCTTAGCAAGCCGGTACAAAAATTGGAAGCACAATTTTCACAATCATTTTAAGATATGGGATAATCTGGAGATTGCTCGCTTACATGTTCCAAGCGAATTGAATGACCGGCCAGAGGATTGGGAGTGGCTCTGCAAGCATTTTACGGACCCAAACTTTGTGGTATGtgcataatattttaataaaaatttattattgttttagtaattttttaaagctttttttattaatttatttcaaaTAGTTTCACTAACATGTATATTGTGTGTTTAACAGAAGAAATCTGTTGCTGGCCAGATAGCTCGAGAGTCAAAGACACTTCTCCACCATTCTGGTTCGAAGCCCTTTTCGTATAGGCTTGAGGAACGACGTCAGGTAATACTATATTAACTTtgaaattttatacaatttatttattattattaataaaattttcttaatgttttttttcttcaggagGGTTCTAAGTTCCCAGAGATCGACATGTTCAAGGACGTTTACGTTCGACCTGGTAATGAAATCGCTGGGCAGTTTTATGTAAGTAtatgtaattattattattcttatatgtatgaatcgttcaaatattatttatattttgttattaaacattatatgttttttctttattattacagGATACTATGGTGGAAAAGAGCACTGCTGTTCTCCAAGAAGCAGCATCGCAGCTTCCCCCGGAGACTTCGATCGAGGATGTCATGGTACCAGAGGATGTAGGTTTTCAAATCATGACTGAAGTCCTGGATGAGAACCTTGGTCGTCGTCATGGCCAGGTTGTTCGGGGTATGGGGAAATCACGGGTTCGTGAGACGGGTGCCTCTTCTTCCAGATTGAACACATCATTGATGGATGAAGTGACAACCTTAAGGGGTAAGCTTGCGATCCAGGAAGAGCAGATGAGGGTCCAGGGCGAGCAGATGAAGGAGCAGATGAGGGCCCAGGGCGAGCAGATGAAGGAGCAGATGAGGGCCCAGGGCGAGCAGATGGAAGCGCAGCTGAGGGTCCAGAGCGAGGAGGTGAGGACCTATGCTGAAACGGTGAGAGACCTTGTACGAGCCATACAGACGGCCGGCCTACAAGTCTCGCTACCAGCACCTCATCTTGATCCACCTTCGATCTCAGAGCCACCTCACCCTCCCGATACTCAGTAGCTTGATGTTTTAAACCTAGTTCACTTGTACTTTATGTatacatttttatatattttataattaaatactttttcttggttaattaattattctttacaatatttatcaaaaattaaaaaaaataattagttttgaccaaaatatttataaaaaaaaaagggtttgcgcgacgtaggtcgCGTCACGCAAGGAAACTTTGCACGACATAGGCCCTGAGTTGCGCAAGGCCACTTTGCTCGACGTAGGCCCTGCGTCGTGCAAAGTTGCCTTGCGCGACGCAGgacctacgtcgtgcaaagtggCCTTGCGCAACTCAGGACAtacgtcgtgcaaagtttcCTTGCGCGACGCAGGACCTACGTCGAGCAAAGTGGCCTTGCGCGACGCAGgacctacgtcgtgcaaagtttcCTTGCGTGACGCAGGTTATACCTTGGTCGAGCAAACTCTAGCGTTACCGGCTTGGCGCGACGGGTTTTGCACGACGAAGGtacgtcgcgcaaacccttGCGCAACGACTTtggactttgcacgacgaaggtacctacgtcgcgcaaagtgttttttctactagtgtaaTAGTAGAATATTaaagtgcgcaacgaacaaaactacaaaataataagaatattattaaacaaactgagaatgccgaaacggctacaaaaccctaagaggctacattgtgactaacttgtttctcaaactaaattacaagcaatatttatagagaactaaacctaagaaaccctaactaGGATAAGCTAAGCCCAATTCCTAAACTAACAAGGAAAatccaaatactaaaataaacataaatactaatattttccaacacccccgtcAAACCCATGGCAGTACACCACATGGGTTTGCCAaagtagatgtggatgcaaaactccaaattccagtgccgatgccgatgccgatacCTATGTCAATGCCGATTCCAACTTCCGAACAAACttgaacaaaaaacaaaaaatccaacTTTCGCAACGATTGCTCGAGTGGCCTAAAACCTCCAACTTTTTTCCTTTGCCCGTGTGGGCCTCAAACAAGCAAtcaattttaccttttttttttttttttttaatccccCTCCTTTTTCTTAttcctttcttattttcttcctttccttcttccttcttcctttctttgTTCCTTTTGTGCGAACAAACAACATATCTTTCTATTTGcctattttttccttttgtgcAAACCAACAACATCAtccttttattcttttttttttctgcggGTGTATGGTTGTGGACAGATCCAGATGCAGCTGTAAGACTACTCAATTTCAAACTTTTTccttgcaaacaatcaataccaactaacaaatctaAAACGAAAACACAAACAGCGGAAGATGACTAAAACAAAACCGATACAAACAAATTGGCACCCATCAACAACAGATTAAATCTTGAAGGATCCAACCAGCTATGATACCAAGTTGACACAACCCGACCCGGAATGTTcgctaggactccgaatcgagctgtgctggtcgacacctggaaggtaatgaagtcataaagtgtagtgatgtgaaaaatatgaataaatttaaacccaaattgtcacatcctgactcgggcccccaccacatctcgggctcgactctaccgtagcacgatattgttcgctttgggccccgaccacgccccaacggttttgtttctaggaactcacacgagaacttcccagaaacaaaactgtaagGGCGTGGTCGGCGTTTATAGggaacaatatcatgctacagtggagtcgagcctgggatgtggtggggcctgggctgggatgtgacaatttggtatcagagccaatccctgatcggaagtgtgccgacgaggacgtcgagcccctaagggggtggattgtaacatcccacatcgcctagaggtgtggatcctgtaagccttatatgtatattctcatctctgcctagcacgaggcattttgggagctcactggcttcgagttctgtaggaactccgaagttaagtgagttcgcgcgagagcaatcgcatgatgggtgacccactgggaagttctcgtgtgagttctcagaaacaaaaccgtgagggcgtggtcggggctcatagcggacaatatcatgttacggtggagtcgagcccgtgATGTGACAATTCTAATAAGTGATCTAAATGGAGTACCATTACTTGAGTTATAATTGAAATCAAGAAAGCTAATATATACGTCTATAGTTGTACTAATATGGAGATTGGGTTTTCCCTATTGATATAACTGCTAGTGCTGCCCTTTCTGCTATATTCGTAATAATGCAATTTGTAGGATATCATTGCTAGAGTGGAAGTGACATTAaaacacaattaaaaaaattcaacaaaatcaagaaaataaataaataaaaacaaaagagagaGGTTGTATTggcatacaaaataaaattgtgaCACGTAAACAAATAATTGCCCATAAAATTGCTAAATTTGATCACAATCTATTGATTAGTCTCTTGGGTTAGCTGTCCGATCTTTAGATATTGAAGAACGTTGAGGTTATACTATAAATTTAATTGACAATATAAGAAATAactcaacttacttataagcccatgcaaaaTCACTCAtccatcaatgtgagattcattctcaacaagtGTTGATGATTTGTCCGGAGTTGCAACATCCTTAGTtaatttctcaaattcattCGACAATTTTGCAAGTGGGTGAAGGAGCCTCGAACCCAGATGAGGAGAGATGCTTTATTTCCACTTGggtagtgttattcacacattcttttttacctcccacacacacttgttaatttttgtcaattgatcttcttcaattcattcgatatGATGCCACAAATTGAGAGaggtgtgtgagaggtaaaaatgagtgtgtgaatagcaccacCCTTTCCATTAGGACAACTCTCCTTTTATGTTGGTTAAGTTCagcaaaagaaaattgtaaTTGTCCTTTAATGACCAATTTCCCTTGTTCTTAGTTAATTTTATGCTGATTCGAATATGAAAATTAATTGACTTTTTCTTCCAAGTGCGTGTAACATGTATTGTGAGAATGGATGACTTGAATTTGTTTGTCCACAATATCTTTTTTATCAAGTGTCCTTCTACTTATTTAATGACATATGACGTATGTGCTCGTGTTATGGATACATTAAAAAATATCTCTTTTTATGTTCAAATTCTCCATCCCTTAATTTAGAGAATTCAGGTTATTCTATAGCTTGTCAAAACAAAAGATTGTTCAACAGCAACCACCATTATATTAGACATTACGGACTGTCCACAATCCACATCCTGGAACCATAAACTCGTGGTAGGATGAGGAGGAAAAATTCATCCTTACGCATTTTTTAAGAGAATTATCGGTAATTGTTGTATATACAATCTTCCATCCACTTTCTCCAATCTTCCACGTAACGATTTCTTGTATATACCAAGTCTTCATACACTGTGGCAGCGTGGTgcaattttaaataattgatATTATTTAtagacaatatttttttatggtCTGAATAGACTATATCTAGAAATAATGCAAGTCAGGGATGATCCATTGGCAATGAAAATCTTCAAAGatctaaaaatataatttttt
It encodes the following:
- the LOC114820579 gene encoding uncharacterized protein, which translates into the protein MLYYYGRLCRIFCTNLSLGFSPFKYFWLAKKNTRGPSRMLKQKQNVRQTGAKIKIVYDPRHRGASTSQQNSSIVSSCGVVIRDNCPFQWQSWAEIPEDKKELVRHELSFIYDLDDASPEVMAYLEETLASRYKNWKHNFHNHFKIWDNLEIARLHVPSELNDRPEDWEWLCKHFTDPNFVKSVAGQIARESKTLLHHSGSKPFSYRLEERRQEGSKFPEIDMFKDVYVRPGNEIAGQFYDTMVEKSTAVLQEAASQLPPETSIEDVMVPEDVGFQIMTEVLDENLGRRHGQVVRGMGKSRVRETGASSSRLNTSLMDEVTTLRGKLAIQEEQMRVQGEQMKEQMRAQGEQMKEQMRAQGEQMEAQLRVQSEEVRTYAETVRDLVRAIQTAGLQVSLPAPHLDPPSISEPPHPPDTQ